In the Halosolutus gelatinilyticus genome, CTCCGACGAACCCCTCCCAGTTTTCGACCGTGGTCCCATAGAGCGACTCCGCCGAAGGGTAGAACGACGCTTCATCGGTCTCGATGTTCCAGTCCCAGACGACCGCGTCGGTCGCATCGAGGGCTAACTCCATTCGCTCTCGGATACGTTGGAGGTCCTGCTCGCGCTCTTTGCGCTCGGTTACGTCCTGAACCGCGCCGCGGACCGAGACGATCTCTCCGTCTTCTACGTGGGGATCTCCTTTGATGTGGAGCCAGCGCACCTCGCCGCTGGGCCTTCGAAACCGGGCCTCTACGTCGAACGGCTCTCCGGAATCGAGTGCCGTTTCAACGGCGTCCTCGACGATCGGTCGGTCATCCTCGTGGTAGACATCGAGCGCCTCCTCCAGCGGCGGTTCCTCGTCGCGGGGAACCCCCAAAATATCGAAAACGTGATCGGTCCAGAACACCTCGCGGGTAGCCGTTTCGATCTCCCAACCGCTGACGTCCGCAATGCGTTCCGTCTTTTCGAGAAGTTCACGGATTCGTTCGAGTTCCTGTTCGCGCTCCTTGCGATCGGTGATATCTTCGAAGTACACGGAGAGGCCGGACTCCGAGGGGTAAACCCGTACCGCCGCCCAAATCCCCAGCGGGTCCAATTCCCGCTCGAAACGCACCGGTTCCTGGGTGGCCATCGCCTTCTCCAGTGTCTCGAAGAGCGGATTGGTCTCGTCGACATCGATCACTTCCCACGGTTTCCGTCCGAGAAGTTCTCCTGCTGGCTTGCCGAGGTATGTTTCGGCGCGTTCGTTCACGTACTCGAACCGGAACTCGTCGTTGAGAGCGCAGAAGGCGTCGTCGATCCGCTCGAAGATATCGTCGAGTTCCTGTTTGAGGTCGTCGCGCTGGCGTTCGAGTCGCGCTGCTTGCTCCTCCAGTTGGTGCTCGTACTCCCGACGCTCGGTCATGTCGCGGGTAACCTTCGTGAATCCCTGGAGTGCGCCCTCGTCGTCCCGGATGGCGGTGATCGTGACGTTCGCCCAGAAGCGCGAGCCGTCCTCGCGGATGCGCCACCCCTCATCCTCGACCCGGCCCTCGGTTGCAGCGATTTCGAGATTCCGATCTGGCACGTCGTCGACGACGTCGTCGTCGGTGTAGAACGTCGAGAAGTGTTCGCCGACGATTTCGTCCTTCGAGTAGCCCTTGATCCGCTCTGCCCCCTGGTTCCAGCTGACGATCGTGCCCTCGGGATCGAGCATGAAGATCGCGTAATCTTTGACCGCGCTCACGAAGGCGCCGAACTGCTCCTCGTCGGGTTGTCGGGAATCCGATCGTTGCTCCTCGGACAGCCACCAGATTCTGTCTGAATCGCCCGCTTGTTTGGTTTGAACTTCTCCTTGTTCGGCGAGCTCCTCTAGATAGCGGCGTGCAGTTTGCTGCGTACACCCCAGCGCATCAGCGACTTCCTCGGTAAAGAACGGCGTTGGCGGCTTGTCTGCTCGGTCGAAGATCTCCCGGAGGTCATCTTTCGTGATTCGCGGCGTTGGCCCAGGAGATCCCATGGCCTCTGTATATCGGTGCGGACATATAAGCGCTCGGCGATAGCAATATAAGTATACAGTAGCCCGCTATTTTAGTACGTTATACGCGCGTTCTATTTACCACTGCTCCAGCAATATTATCCTAACACGCGTCGTTAGACGCGCCGCCGGTGCTCACGAGCGAAGGCGAAGCGCCGACCTCGCGTCGGGAGTCCGCGGACGTGCCGGACGGGACGCTCACCGGAACCGGCGTCTCAAGCGGGGTCGTCGAAGGGCGGGCCCGGGTCGTCTACGATCCCGCTGAGGAGACGATAGCGAAGGGAGAGATACTCGTCGCACCGTCGTCCGATCCCGGGTGGACGCCACTGTTCCTGAACGCGGCGGGGATGGTCGTGGAAGTCGGCGGTCGGATGAGCCACGGCGCGCTCGTCGCTCGGGAGTACGGGATTCCGGCGGTGGTGTCGGTCCCCGACGCGACCCGACGCATCGAAACCGGACAGCGAGTGCGAATCGACGGCGCGCAAGGGACGGTCGAGATCGTAGACGAGTCGTGACGTTCGCGTCGCGTCGAGTTCGTCGATCGTTCGCCGAGTAGTTTCGGCGGAGCTCCCGCTTTCGCGGCGTTGACCTGATAACCGATGCCGCGCGTTCGCAATCAAAATCACTTAGTTGACGCTTTAAACTGCAACCATTCACGCGGATTCGACTACCCGAGAGCGGTGTTATAACCTACGGTTCCGCTAGCAGACCCCGTACTAATACTGTTTGCAGGGCACTCTGGAACTCGGAATAGTCGGTGTTCCCCCACTCTTCGTAGAGCTCTCTCTGAGCTATTATCAGTTCGATGACTCCCAACACTTCTACGATAGTTCCCGGGTCCGCATTCGAGATAAAGCCGTCAGTTTGCGCTTGGATGTCCTCCATGATCGGGAGGAAGCGGTCGAAAAATCTGTCCACAGCGGACTCGAACATCGATTCATCGATATGGAGATACGTCTCCTGGGGATTCTGGTGCGTCTGTATCAGCAGGGGCCGTTCTTCGAATTCGCGAGCCCACGTTTGCAGAAACCGTCGAAGCTTCTCCTCGGGATCGTTCGCCGTCGCGACTTCCCCTTCGATCGCGTCCATGAGTTGTTCGTTCTCCCGGATGAGAACTTCCGTATACAGCTCCGACTTAGTGTCAAAAAACCTATAAAACGTGCTCTCGGCGATCCCGACGGGTTCGGTCACGTCCTCGACCGTGGTCTTTTGAAATCCGTGCACCTCGAATAACCGTCGAGCCGTCTCGACGAGTTCGTCTCGTATTTCGTCGCGTTCCTCGTCGCTGAAGCCGCGCATGGTTCTACTCTCGAATTAAAAATAAATGGCCTTTTCGCTCATGAGCTCCTGAGTCTATGAGCGAAAAAGCTATTGACTCATAGACTCATGAACGGGTATGGAATGGACCGATCGTTTCTCGGCCGCGATCACGGCACACAGTCGGGTTGTCATCGCTATACTGCTCGCATTTACGCTCGTCATCGGGACCGGCGCGGGATTCGTCGAACAGGATTCATCACTCGATCAGTACTACAGCGATACCGACGCTGCGGAGGCGCACGAGTACGTCGCTGACAACTTTTCGGCCGGAAGCGAGAACACGACCTACGTTCAAGTCGTCGTGAGAGGCGAGAACGTTCTCTCGAAAGAGTCGCTGATTCAAACGATCCGCTTGCAGCAGTCGTTCCAGGCGGATCGGGAGATCAACGACACGCTCGCCGATTCGCAACAGCCGATCGGTATCGCGAACGTCGTCGCGACGAGAGGCGTCGTTGCGGAGCAGCGGTCAGAAGTGGAGACGGCGGCGAACGAATTCGAAGAACTGAACCGAACCGTCCGCCTTCGGGCGGAGACGCTTCAGCAGGATCGTACGGCGGTGAACGAAACGCAGCAGCTGCTTCGAACCCGTCTCGAAGCGCTCGACGAAAATCGGTCGGCGTCACCCGAAGACGCGTTTGACGACGTACGCGCGAACTCGGAGCTCGATCTGAACGAGAGCGACTATCGAACGTTCGCCGATGCGGTCCGATTGCTGCGTGCGGCCGAGACCGACTCAGAGGCCGAGACCGCGTACGAGATGGGCACACGGGGAGTGCTGGCCGAAGAGTACGCGGACTTCGAGCGACGAAGTGCCGAACTGCGAGCTGCGCAAGACCGACTCGAAACGCTCGGCGAGGATCTGCGAGCGGGTCGGAACAGCCTCGAAAGCGCAGCTTCACCGACGCTCGAAGAGCAGGCCAAGCAGCTGGAATCGATGAATCAGTCGGCGATCGATCGACTACTGGAACGCGTTCTCGATCCGAACGCGTCCGATTCGACCGAGGCGCTCGCACTGATGCCGGTCGACTACGATCCGGGG is a window encoding:
- a CDS encoding PAS domain-containing sensor histidine kinase, giving the protein MGSPGPTPRITKDDLREIFDRADKPPTPFFTEEVADALGCTQQTARRYLEELAEQGEVQTKQAGDSDRIWWLSEEQRSDSRQPDEEQFGAFVSAVKDYAIFMLDPEGTIVSWNQGAERIKGYSKDEIVGEHFSTFYTDDDVVDDVPDRNLEIAATEGRVEDEGWRIREDGSRFWANVTITAIRDDEGALQGFTKVTRDMTERREYEHQLEEQAARLERQRDDLKQELDDIFERIDDAFCALNDEFRFEYVNERAETYLGKPAGELLGRKPWEVIDVDETNPLFETLEKAMATQEPVRFERELDPLGIWAAVRVYPSESGLSVYFEDITDRKEREQELERIRELLEKTERIADVSGWEIETATREVFWTDHVFDILGVPRDEEPPLEEALDVYHEDDRPIVEDAVETALDSGEPFDVEARFRRPSGEVRWLHIKGDPHVEDGEIVSVRGAVQDVTERKEREQDLQRIRERMELALDATDAVVWDWNIETDEASFYPSAESLYGTTVENWEGFVGVIHPEDRERAREAIDNTLETGDPKHEELRIVRDGNVRWITAPGYLVHDADGSTRMVGVARDITERKTYEHKLEESNERLQQFAYAASHDLQEPLRMISSYLRLIEDRYAGDLDETGEEFIEFAVDGANRMREMIDGLLEYSRVETQGDPFEPVDLNAVLADVLADLQFRIEEHDAEITTEDLPDVRGDASQLRQLFQNLLENAIEYSGDEPPRVHVAAERSGSMWEVSVRDEGIGIDPEDQDRIFEVFQRLHTQDEYTGTGIGLALSKRIVDRHDGEIQVDSEPGEGATFSVSLPTPDDA
- a CDS encoding TetR/AcrR family transcriptional regulator; the protein is MRGFSDEERDEIRDELVETARRLFEVHGFQKTTVEDVTEPVGIAESTFYRFFDTKSELYTEVLIRENEQLMDAIEGEVATANDPEEKLRRFLQTWAREFEERPLLIQTHQNPQETYLHIDESMFESAVDRFFDRFLPIMEDIQAQTDGFISNADPGTIVEVLGVIELIIAQRELYEEWGNTDYSEFQSALQTVLVRGLLAEP